ATATGCCAGTGGAGGTCTGTGATGTTCCTCAAACGAGCTACCAAAACCTTTAAAGGCAAGGTCTACGAAAGCTATGCCTTGACTGAATCTTATCGGGAAGACGGCAAAGTTAAACACCGTAACATCTGGAATTTGGGGTCTTTAACCGGGGAACAGGCCCATCGTATCAGGCTAATCCTAACGGCCACTCAGAACGAAGATATGTTTGTTGGCAGGTTATCAGATGTAGTAGCCAAAACTCATTATCGGTTTTTGGATATAGCGCTGTTGCATCATTTCTGGCAGTACTGGGGACTGGACGACTTTTTTGCTGA
The sequence above is a segment of the Syntrophomonadaceae bacterium genome. Coding sequences within it:
- a CDS encoding transposase, giving the protein MFLKRATKTFKGKVYESYALTESYREDGKVKHRNIWNLGSLTGEQAHRIRLILTATQNEDMFVGRLSDVVAKTHYRFLDIALLHHFWQYWGLDDFFA